ACCTCGGGGACCTTCCCGGGGGAGTGCCTGTGGGCGGGAACGCGGGCGGTCGTCTCCAGCATGAGACCCATGCTCGCATTCACCTCGCGGAGCCTCTCCATCTCCTCGGACGTGAGAATGCCGGCGTTCGTGTGGGGAAGGAGCCCATGCTGGAGGGCGCGTTCGCTCATCGCGAAGCAGTAATCCAGGATGCTCGAATATCCCGAGGATGCGGAGAGCAGTTCCGCAAATCCCGGTTCCTGCTCGGGGCGCTCGCCGAAGGTGAACAGGGCCTCCGTGCAGCCCGTCTCCGCTCCCAGGCGGAGCGTCCTCTCCACGGCCTCGGGGGAGAGGATGCAGCCCTCCCGGACCGGAGTGCGGAAGCAGCAGTAGCTGCAGCGGTTCCTGCACGCCGTGGTCAGGGGGAGGAAGACGTTGCGCGAGAAGGTGATGGTGCGCCCCTGCATACAGGTACCTTTCGTCCCGCCGTCACTTCAAACTTTACAACTCCGGGATGCGCTGGAGCGGTTCTGCCCGGTTCTCCTGCGGCATCCTGGAGAACCGCGCTGCTCCCCCTGCCGAAGAGCGGATGCGGGGGTGAGCTGCACGGCGACCGGATCGGAGATGCACCGCGGGCGGAATGAGCAGGGAGCCGGGGAGCACAGCGGGATCTTCCCCCCGGGGCGAGGCTAACGCCGATGCGGAGGCGACGGGAATCGGGCAGGGATGCGGGACGGTATCCTCCCGCTGCGCACCATCCTCGAGTTTGGGGGCAGGACCGCGATCGTCTCCACCCGCTGTCGGGACCGACGGCGGGCGGACTTCGAGCACCGATGCCCCCCTGTGCCCCTTCGGTGCAGGATCCCCGGCGGGATTGCTCCGCCCTCTCCTGCTCCATCCGCGCCCCTTCCCTGCTTCTCCCCCGTATCCATCCCCGCCCGGGTCGCTATCGTGCTCCGGGCTGCCAGAAAACCGGACCTTGCAGCCCGATACACAAATCCACGCCGATGCCATTTTATGGACGGGAGTGATACCGTACATGAATGCCGGTGCACGCAGTCATCCCATTCAAACCGCAGAATCCCAAAACACGACTCTCCTCCGTGCTGAACCGTTCGGAGCGGGAGAGGTTTGCCGAGGCCATGCTGCAGGATGTGATTCAGGCCGTTCTGGACGGGGGGTGCGAACCGACGCTCCTGGTCACGCACCCGTTCCGGGGGTATGCCGGGGTGCCGGTTATCGTCGATCCCGGGGACCTGAACGAAGCCCTGAACCGCCTGTTCCAGACGGCAACCGCACCGCTCCTGGTCATCATGTCCGATCTGCCGCTCGCCACCGCGGAGTCGGTGCGGCGCCTGATCGCTTCTCCCGCCGATATCGCATTCGTCCCCGGGCGGGGCGGGGGAACGAATGCCATCTTCGTCAGGCGTCCGCAGCGGTTCCGTGCCGACTTCTACGGTGCCAGTTTCATGAAACATCGCAAGATCGCAGAAGACACCGGCGCCACGTACGACGTGGTGGACTCGTTCCGGCTGCATACCGACGTGGACGAGGAGGAGGATCTGGTGGAGGTGCTCATCCACGGCGGGGGAATGGCGAGGAGATTCCTGGAGGATTCAGGATTCTCG
This portion of the Methanomicrobiales archaeon genome encodes:
- the cofC gene encoding 2-phospho-L-lactate guanylyltransferase is translated as MPVHAVIPFKPQNPKTRLSSVLNRSERERFAEAMLQDVIQAVLDGGCEPTLLVTHPFRGYAGVPVIVDPGDLNEALNRLFQTATAPLLVIMSDLPLATAESVRRLIASPADIAFVPGRGGGTNAIFVRRPQRFRADFYGASFMKHRKIAEDTGATYDVVDSFRLHTDVDEEEDLVEVLIHGGGMARRFLEDSGFSLRIENGRVGVQRNPHE